The Gammaproteobacteria bacterium genome window below encodes:
- a CDS encoding GNAT family N-acetyltransferase, with the protein MNITIDFKSYDPLTEITTIKNIWSFLLPNCSHSFFLSIDWIFTWLSTLPEQQKITCVVGYMSNKPVLAFFIGERRVVRNKLFHSQGLYLNTTGIDDYDELTIEYNSILISSSINEKMRPIVWSETIKYLDTFTTWDELYIPGATEKMRTLCSEVIKIHKDTLVFLENKNVNSYYVDLKKIRTNSMDYIGLLSSKFRARIRRSIREYEKNGEIRMSQPETIEDAISMLNGLAELHQQEWKKRGHPGSFSNNFFFNFHKQLIENTFEKGNIQLLKFYNDSYTIGYIYNFIYGENILNYQCGFNYSDNHNMRPGIVSHYLAIIYNAKMNYRKYDFLAGDYEYKRSLSTDANKMLWLVLQKNRKRFLMEKILKYIKNTIK; encoded by the coding sequence ATGAATATAACAATTGATTTCAAATCATATGATCCGCTAACTGAAATTACTACAATTAAAAACATTTGGTCTTTCTTGCTGCCTAATTGTAGTCACAGCTTTTTCCTATCAATTGATTGGATCTTTACTTGGTTATCTACTTTGCCAGAACAGCAAAAAATTACCTGTGTTGTTGGCTATATGTCCAATAAGCCTGTGCTGGCTTTTTTTATTGGAGAAAGAAGGGTTGTAAGAAATAAATTATTTCATTCCCAAGGCTTATATTTAAATACTACAGGCATTGACGATTATGATGAATTAACAATTGAATATAACTCAATTTTAATATCTTCAAGCATAAATGAAAAGATGCGCCCTATTGTGTGGTCGGAAACGATAAAGTATCTGGATACATTTACCACATGGGATGAATTATACATTCCAGGGGCTACAGAAAAAATGCGTACGCTGTGTAGCGAGGTGATAAAAATTCACAAAGACACTTTAGTTTTTTTAGAAAATAAAAATGTCAATTCATATTATGTTGATTTAAAGAAAATTCGTACCAATAGCATGGATTATATCGGTTTATTGAGTTCAAAGTTTAGAGCACGAATAAGAAGATCAATAAGGGAATATGAAAAAAATGGGGAAATAAGAATGAGTCAGCCAGAAACTATAGAAGATGCTATTTCGATGCTGAATGGATTGGCAGAATTACATCAACAGGAATGGAAAAAAAGAGGACACCCGGGTTCTTTTTCTAACAATTTCTTCTTTAATTTCCATAAGCAGTTAATTGAAAACACATTCGAGAAAGGGAATATTCAATTGTTGAAGTTCTACAATGATTCATACACCATTGGCTATATTTATAATTTCATATATGGAGAAAACATATTGAACTATCAGTGCGGTTTTAATTATTCAGATAATCATAATATGCGGCCAGGTATAGTTTCGCACTACCTGGCAATTATTTACAACGCAAAAATGAATTACAGAAAATATGATTTTCTTGCTGGTGATTACGAATATAAAAGAAGCTTATCGACAGATGCAAACAAAATGTTATGGTTGGTTTTACAAAAAAACAGGAAAAGATTCTTGATGGAGAAAATTCTTAAATATATTAAAAACACTATTAAATAA